In a single window of the Branchiostoma floridae strain S238N-H82 chromosome 2, Bfl_VNyyK, whole genome shotgun sequence genome:
- the LOC118403116 gene encoding E3 ubiquitin-protein ligase NEDD4-like isoform X6 gives MVQTRTIKKTLNPKWNEDFYFRVDPRCRLLFEVFDENRVTRDDFLGLVDLPLNNQIPTEYPDRERPYSHKDYLLRQRRAKNNTKSRVSGHLRLKLAYVPAVGWAEGQQQPNAEQQEDRDEVQIQNPGWEIVDMDTEPRQPQVQGNSPSQPSQPAAMPQGWEERQDANGRTYYVDHNTRQTTWHRPSISHAPGGLTAQAAEAAATTAQESNNRQAAQIFRQRRQISEDMSTPGGAGAAAAAAALVELPAQIASQPRQGPPPPKSQPHGQSDRGAEIEALPPGWEMRYTEGGRPFYIDHNTRTTSWHDPRQAAAASPQPHRSMMPRAATVTSPAAGTLDTPQVRQRAGSNPDLSHLGPLPSGWEERVHTDGRTFFIDHNTKNTTWEDPRLSRAFQNAALAGPAVPYSRDYKRKYEYFRSKLRRPANMPQNQKFEMKLHRNSILEDSYRTIMACKKADNLKAKLWIDFEGEKGLDYGGVAREWFYLLSHEMFNPYYGLFEYSANDNYTLQINPNSGLCNEEHLSYFKFIGRVAGMAVYHGKLLDAFFIRPFYKMMLKKPITLKDMESVDSEYYNSLVWITENDPEDLDLRFCVEEDQFGQMVTKNLKANGEDILVTNSNKKEYIDLVIKWRFSSRVQEQMKALMDGFNELVQQELLSIFDEREVELLMCGLGDIDVNDWRKHTAYRGDYSDKHPIIQWFWKAVILMDPETRVRLLQFVTGTSRVPMNGFAELWGSNGPQKFTIEKWGNPDQLPRAHTCFNRVDLPPYRSFQELWDKLKIAIENTEGFEGVD, from the exons GTTGATCCGAGGTGTCGACTGCTGTTTGAGGTGTTTGATGAGAACAGAGTG ACCAGAGATGATTTCCTTGGACTGGTGGATCTACCACTCAATAACCAGATCCCT ACAGAATATCCTGACAGAGAGAGGCCATATTCCCACAAGGATTATCTCCTCCGACAAAGAAG AGCGAAGAACAA TACAAAGTCGCGAGTGAGCGGCCATCTGCGGCTGAAGTTGGCGTATGTACCAGCGGTAGGATGGGCGGAGGGGCAGCAGCAGCCCAACGCAGAGCAGCAAGAAGACAGGGAcgaggtacagatacaaaat CCTGGTTGGGAGATAGTGGACATGGATACAGAACCCAGACAGCCCCAGGTGCAGGGGAACTCTCCCTCCCAACCCTCCCAACCGGCTGCCATGCCCCAGGGCTGGGAGGAGAGACAGGATGCGAACGGACGGACGTACTACGTGGACCATAACACCAGACAGACAACCTGGCATCGCCCCTCAAT AAGCCATGCACCAGGGGGGCTGACTGCACAGGCAGCAGAGGCCGCGGCCACGACCGCACAGGAGAGCAACAACCGGCAGGCGGCGCAGATCTTCCGCCAGAGACGGCAGATCAGCGAGGACATGTCCACACCTGGCGGGGCAGGTGCCGCAGCTGCAGCCGCGGCGCTGGTGGAGCTACCTGCACAG ATTGCGTCCCAACCTCGACAAGGCCCGCCCCCACCAAAG TCTCAGCCCCATGGCCAGTCGGACCGGGGTGCAGAGATAGAAGCCCTCCCCCCAGGCTGGGAGATGAGGTACACAGAGGGGGGCCGGCCCTTCTACATCGACCACAACACCAGAACAACTTCATGG CATGACCCGAGACAAGCCGCGGCTGCGTCTCCCCAGCCCCACCGCTCCATGATGCCGCGTGCAGCCACGGTGACGTCCCCGGCAGCGGGCACCCTGGACACCCCTCAAGTCCGACAACGTGCAGGGTCCAACCCTGACCTCTCCCACCTAGGACCACTCCCG TCTGGTTGGGAGGAGAGAGTACACACCGATGGGAGAACCTTCTTCATTGATCACA acaccaaaaataccacATGGGAGGACCCTCGACTAAGCAGAGCCTTCCAGAATGCTGCATTGGCTGGACCG GCTGTGCCATATTCCAGAGACTACAAGAGGAAGTACGAATACTTCAGATCCAAACTGAGAAGACCT GCCAACATGCCCCAGAATCAGAAGTTTGAGATGAAGCTGCACAGAAACAGTATTTTGGAGGACTCTTATCGAACCATCATGGCCTGTAAGAAAGCAGACAACTTGAAGGCCAAACTGTGGATCGACTTTGAGGGGGAGAAGGGCTTGGACTATGGTGGAGTGGCAAG GGAATGGTTCTACCTCCTTTCACATGAGATGTTCAACCCATACTATGGCTTATTTGAGTACTCAGCAAA TGACAACTATACACTTCAGATCAACCCCAACTCCGGTCTCTGCAACGAGGAACACTTATCGTACTTCAAATTCATTGGCAGGGTGGCTGGTATGGCTGTGTACCATGGCAAACTCTTAGATG CATTCTTCATCCGTCCTTTCTACAAGATGATGCTGAAGAAACCCATCACACTGAAAGACATGGAGTCTGTG GACAGTGAATATTACAACTCCTTGGTGTGGATCACAGAGAATGACCCAGAGGACCTTGACCTCAGGTTCTGTGTGGAAGAGGACCAATTTGGACAG ATGGTTACAAAGAACCTCAAAGCCAACGGTGAGGACATTCTTGTCACCAACAGCAACAAGAAGGAGTACATCGA CCTTGTTATCAAGTGGAGGTTCAGTTCTAGGGTCCAGGAACAAATGAAGGCTTTGATGGAC GGTTTTAATGAGTTAGTGCAACAAGAGCTGCTGAGTATTTTTGATGAGAGAGAAGTGGAG CTGCTAATGTGTGGACTGGGAGACATAGATGTGAATGACTGGAGGAAGCACACAGCCTACAGAGGAGACTACAGTGACAAACACCCCATCATCCAGTGGTTCTGGAAG GCTGTGATCCTGATGGATCCTGAGACCCGTGTTCGTCTGCTCCAGTTTGTTACAGGGACCTCCAGAGTTCCCATGAACGGCTTTGCAGAGCTCTGGG GCAGTAACGGTCCTCAGAAGTTCACCATAGAGAAATGGGGAAATCCTGACCAGCTTCCCAGGGCACATACATG CTTCAACCGTGTGGACCTACCACCCTACCGGAGTTTTCAGGAGCTATGGGACAAACTGAAGATTGCAATAGAGAACACAGAAGGATTCGAGGGTGTAGACTAA
- the LOC118403116 gene encoding E3 ubiquitin-protein ligase NEDD4-like isoform X2: MVQTRTIKKTLNPKWNEDFYFRVDPRCRLLFEVFDENRVTRDDFLGLVDLPLNNQIPTEYPDRERPYSHKDYLLRQRRAKNNTKSRVSGHLRLKLAYVPAVGWAEGQQQPNAEQQEDRDEVQIQNPGWEIVDMDTEPRQPQVQGNSPSQPSQPAAMPQGWEERQDANGRTYYVDHNTRQTTWHRPSIHAPGGLTAQAAEAAATTAQESNNRQAAQIFRQRRQISEDMSTPGGAGAAAAAAALVELPAQIASQPRQGPPPPKIHRMSVRSESQPHGQSDRGAEIEALPPGWEMRYTEGGRPFYIDHNTRTTSWHDPRQAAAASPQPHRSMMPRAATVTSPAAGTLDTPQVRQRAGSNPDLSHLGPLPSGWEERVHTDGRTFFIDHNTKNTTWEDPRLSRAFQNAALAGPAVPYSRDYKRKYEYFRSKLRRPANMPQNQKFEMKLHRNSILEDSYRTIMACKKADNLKAKLWIDFEGEKGLDYGGVAREWFYLLSHEMFNPYYGLFEYSANDNYTLQINPNSGLCNEEHLSYFKFIGRVAGMAVYHGKLLDAFFIRPFYKMMLKKPITLKDMESVDSEYYNSLVWITENDPEDLDLRFCVEEDQFGQMVTKNLKANGEDILVTNSNKKEYIDLVIKWRFSSRVQEQMKALMDGFNELVQQELLSIFDEREVELLMCGLGDIDVNDWRKHTAYRGDYSDKHPIIQWFWKAVILMDPETRVRLLQFVTGTSRVPMNGFAELWGSNGPQKFTIEKWGNPDQLPRAHTCFNRVDLPPYRSFQELWDKLKIAIENTEGFEGVD; this comes from the exons GTTGATCCGAGGTGTCGACTGCTGTTTGAGGTGTTTGATGAGAACAGAGTG ACCAGAGATGATTTCCTTGGACTGGTGGATCTACCACTCAATAACCAGATCCCT ACAGAATATCCTGACAGAGAGAGGCCATATTCCCACAAGGATTATCTCCTCCGACAAAGAAG AGCGAAGAACAA TACAAAGTCGCGAGTGAGCGGCCATCTGCGGCTGAAGTTGGCGTATGTACCAGCGGTAGGATGGGCGGAGGGGCAGCAGCAGCCCAACGCAGAGCAGCAAGAAGACAGGGAcgaggtacagatacaaaat CCTGGTTGGGAGATAGTGGACATGGATACAGAACCCAGACAGCCCCAGGTGCAGGGGAACTCTCCCTCCCAACCCTCCCAACCGGCTGCCATGCCCCAGGGCTGGGAGGAGAGACAGGATGCGAACGGACGGACGTACTACGTGGACCATAACACCAGACAGACAACCTGGCATCGCCCCTCAAT CCATGCACCAGGGGGGCTGACTGCACAGGCAGCAGAGGCCGCGGCCACGACCGCACAGGAGAGCAACAACCGGCAGGCGGCGCAGATCTTCCGCCAGAGACGGCAGATCAGCGAGGACATGTCCACACCTGGCGGGGCAGGTGCCGCAGCTGCAGCCGCGGCGCTGGTGGAGCTACCTGCACAG ATTGCGTCCCAACCTCGACAAGGCCCGCCCCCACCAAAG ATCCATCGAATGAGTGTGAGGTCAGAA TCTCAGCCCCATGGCCAGTCGGACCGGGGTGCAGAGATAGAAGCCCTCCCCCCAGGCTGGGAGATGAGGTACACAGAGGGGGGCCGGCCCTTCTACATCGACCACAACACCAGAACAACTTCATGG CATGACCCGAGACAAGCCGCGGCTGCGTCTCCCCAGCCCCACCGCTCCATGATGCCGCGTGCAGCCACGGTGACGTCCCCGGCAGCGGGCACCCTGGACACCCCTCAAGTCCGACAACGTGCAGGGTCCAACCCTGACCTCTCCCACCTAGGACCACTCCCG TCTGGTTGGGAGGAGAGAGTACACACCGATGGGAGAACCTTCTTCATTGATCACA acaccaaaaataccacATGGGAGGACCCTCGACTAAGCAGAGCCTTCCAGAATGCTGCATTGGCTGGACCG GCTGTGCCATATTCCAGAGACTACAAGAGGAAGTACGAATACTTCAGATCCAAACTGAGAAGACCT GCCAACATGCCCCAGAATCAGAAGTTTGAGATGAAGCTGCACAGAAACAGTATTTTGGAGGACTCTTATCGAACCATCATGGCCTGTAAGAAAGCAGACAACTTGAAGGCCAAACTGTGGATCGACTTTGAGGGGGAGAAGGGCTTGGACTATGGTGGAGTGGCAAG GGAATGGTTCTACCTCCTTTCACATGAGATGTTCAACCCATACTATGGCTTATTTGAGTACTCAGCAAA TGACAACTATACACTTCAGATCAACCCCAACTCCGGTCTCTGCAACGAGGAACACTTATCGTACTTCAAATTCATTGGCAGGGTGGCTGGTATGGCTGTGTACCATGGCAAACTCTTAGATG CATTCTTCATCCGTCCTTTCTACAAGATGATGCTGAAGAAACCCATCACACTGAAAGACATGGAGTCTGTG GACAGTGAATATTACAACTCCTTGGTGTGGATCACAGAGAATGACCCAGAGGACCTTGACCTCAGGTTCTGTGTGGAAGAGGACCAATTTGGACAG ATGGTTACAAAGAACCTCAAAGCCAACGGTGAGGACATTCTTGTCACCAACAGCAACAAGAAGGAGTACATCGA CCTTGTTATCAAGTGGAGGTTCAGTTCTAGGGTCCAGGAACAAATGAAGGCTTTGATGGAC GGTTTTAATGAGTTAGTGCAACAAGAGCTGCTGAGTATTTTTGATGAGAGAGAAGTGGAG CTGCTAATGTGTGGACTGGGAGACATAGATGTGAATGACTGGAGGAAGCACACAGCCTACAGAGGAGACTACAGTGACAAACACCCCATCATCCAGTGGTTCTGGAAG GCTGTGATCCTGATGGATCCTGAGACCCGTGTTCGTCTGCTCCAGTTTGTTACAGGGACCTCCAGAGTTCCCATGAACGGCTTTGCAGAGCTCTGGG GCAGTAACGGTCCTCAGAAGTTCACCATAGAGAAATGGGGAAATCCTGACCAGCTTCCCAGGGCACATACATG CTTCAACCGTGTGGACCTACCACCCTACCGGAGTTTTCAGGAGCTATGGGACAAACTGAAGATTGCAATAGAGAACACAGAAGGATTCGAGGGTGTAGACTAA
- the LOC118403116 gene encoding E3 ubiquitin-protein ligase NEDD4-like isoform X1: MVQTRTIKKTLNPKWNEDFYFRVDPRCRLLFEVFDENRVTRDDFLGLVDLPLNNQIPTEYPDRERPYSHKDYLLRQRRAKNNTKSRVSGHLRLKLAYVPAVGWAEGQQQPNAEQQEDRDEVQIQNPGWEIVDMDTEPRQPQVQGNSPSQPSQPAAMPQGWEERQDANGRTYYVDHNTRQTTWHRPSISHAPGGLTAQAAEAAATTAQESNNRQAAQIFRQRRQISEDMSTPGGAGAAAAAAALVELPAQIASQPRQGPPPPKIHRMSVRSESQPHGQSDRGAEIEALPPGWEMRYTEGGRPFYIDHNTRTTSWHDPRQAAAASPQPHRSMMPRAATVTSPAAGTLDTPQVRQRAGSNPDLSHLGPLPSGWEERVHTDGRTFFIDHNTKNTTWEDPRLSRAFQNAALAGPAVPYSRDYKRKYEYFRSKLRRPANMPQNQKFEMKLHRNSILEDSYRTIMACKKADNLKAKLWIDFEGEKGLDYGGVAREWFYLLSHEMFNPYYGLFEYSANDNYTLQINPNSGLCNEEHLSYFKFIGRVAGMAVYHGKLLDAFFIRPFYKMMLKKPITLKDMESVDSEYYNSLVWITENDPEDLDLRFCVEEDQFGQMVTKNLKANGEDILVTNSNKKEYIDLVIKWRFSSRVQEQMKALMDGFNELVQQELLSIFDEREVELLMCGLGDIDVNDWRKHTAYRGDYSDKHPIIQWFWKAVILMDPETRVRLLQFVTGTSRVPMNGFAELWGSNGPQKFTIEKWGNPDQLPRAHTCFNRVDLPPYRSFQELWDKLKIAIENTEGFEGVD; encoded by the exons GTTGATCCGAGGTGTCGACTGCTGTTTGAGGTGTTTGATGAGAACAGAGTG ACCAGAGATGATTTCCTTGGACTGGTGGATCTACCACTCAATAACCAGATCCCT ACAGAATATCCTGACAGAGAGAGGCCATATTCCCACAAGGATTATCTCCTCCGACAAAGAAG AGCGAAGAACAA TACAAAGTCGCGAGTGAGCGGCCATCTGCGGCTGAAGTTGGCGTATGTACCAGCGGTAGGATGGGCGGAGGGGCAGCAGCAGCCCAACGCAGAGCAGCAAGAAGACAGGGAcgaggtacagatacaaaat CCTGGTTGGGAGATAGTGGACATGGATACAGAACCCAGACAGCCCCAGGTGCAGGGGAACTCTCCCTCCCAACCCTCCCAACCGGCTGCCATGCCCCAGGGCTGGGAGGAGAGACAGGATGCGAACGGACGGACGTACTACGTGGACCATAACACCAGACAGACAACCTGGCATCGCCCCTCAAT AAGCCATGCACCAGGGGGGCTGACTGCACAGGCAGCAGAGGCCGCGGCCACGACCGCACAGGAGAGCAACAACCGGCAGGCGGCGCAGATCTTCCGCCAGAGACGGCAGATCAGCGAGGACATGTCCACACCTGGCGGGGCAGGTGCCGCAGCTGCAGCCGCGGCGCTGGTGGAGCTACCTGCACAG ATTGCGTCCCAACCTCGACAAGGCCCGCCCCCACCAAAG ATCCATCGAATGAGTGTGAGGTCAGAA TCTCAGCCCCATGGCCAGTCGGACCGGGGTGCAGAGATAGAAGCCCTCCCCCCAGGCTGGGAGATGAGGTACACAGAGGGGGGCCGGCCCTTCTACATCGACCACAACACCAGAACAACTTCATGG CATGACCCGAGACAAGCCGCGGCTGCGTCTCCCCAGCCCCACCGCTCCATGATGCCGCGTGCAGCCACGGTGACGTCCCCGGCAGCGGGCACCCTGGACACCCCTCAAGTCCGACAACGTGCAGGGTCCAACCCTGACCTCTCCCACCTAGGACCACTCCCG TCTGGTTGGGAGGAGAGAGTACACACCGATGGGAGAACCTTCTTCATTGATCACA acaccaaaaataccacATGGGAGGACCCTCGACTAAGCAGAGCCTTCCAGAATGCTGCATTGGCTGGACCG GCTGTGCCATATTCCAGAGACTACAAGAGGAAGTACGAATACTTCAGATCCAAACTGAGAAGACCT GCCAACATGCCCCAGAATCAGAAGTTTGAGATGAAGCTGCACAGAAACAGTATTTTGGAGGACTCTTATCGAACCATCATGGCCTGTAAGAAAGCAGACAACTTGAAGGCCAAACTGTGGATCGACTTTGAGGGGGAGAAGGGCTTGGACTATGGTGGAGTGGCAAG GGAATGGTTCTACCTCCTTTCACATGAGATGTTCAACCCATACTATGGCTTATTTGAGTACTCAGCAAA TGACAACTATACACTTCAGATCAACCCCAACTCCGGTCTCTGCAACGAGGAACACTTATCGTACTTCAAATTCATTGGCAGGGTGGCTGGTATGGCTGTGTACCATGGCAAACTCTTAGATG CATTCTTCATCCGTCCTTTCTACAAGATGATGCTGAAGAAACCCATCACACTGAAAGACATGGAGTCTGTG GACAGTGAATATTACAACTCCTTGGTGTGGATCACAGAGAATGACCCAGAGGACCTTGACCTCAGGTTCTGTGTGGAAGAGGACCAATTTGGACAG ATGGTTACAAAGAACCTCAAAGCCAACGGTGAGGACATTCTTGTCACCAACAGCAACAAGAAGGAGTACATCGA CCTTGTTATCAAGTGGAGGTTCAGTTCTAGGGTCCAGGAACAAATGAAGGCTTTGATGGAC GGTTTTAATGAGTTAGTGCAACAAGAGCTGCTGAGTATTTTTGATGAGAGAGAAGTGGAG CTGCTAATGTGTGGACTGGGAGACATAGATGTGAATGACTGGAGGAAGCACACAGCCTACAGAGGAGACTACAGTGACAAACACCCCATCATCCAGTGGTTCTGGAAG GCTGTGATCCTGATGGATCCTGAGACCCGTGTTCGTCTGCTCCAGTTTGTTACAGGGACCTCCAGAGTTCCCATGAACGGCTTTGCAGAGCTCTGGG GCAGTAACGGTCCTCAGAAGTTCACCATAGAGAAATGGGGAAATCCTGACCAGCTTCCCAGGGCACATACATG CTTCAACCGTGTGGACCTACCACCCTACCGGAGTTTTCAGGAGCTATGGGACAAACTGAAGATTGCAATAGAGAACACAGAAGGATTCGAGGGTGTAGACTAA
- the LOC118403116 gene encoding E3 ubiquitin-protein ligase NEDD4-like isoform X5 yields the protein MVQTRTIKKTLNPKWNEDFYFRVDPRCRLLFEVFDENRVTRDDFLGLVDLPLNNQIPTEYPDRERPYSHKDYLLRQRSTKSRVSGHLRLKLAYVPAVGWAEGQQQPNAEQQEDRDEPGWEIVDMDTEPRQPQVQGNSPSQPSQPAAMPQGWEERQDANGRTYYVDHNTRQTTWHRPSISHAPGGLTAQAAEAAATTAQESNNRQAAQIFRQRRQISEDMSTPGGAGAAAAAAALVELPAQIASQPRQGPPPPKIHRMSVRSESQPHGQSDRGAEIEALPPGWEMRYTEGGRPFYIDHNTRTTSWHDPRQAAAASPQPHRSMMPRAATVTSPAAGTLDTPQVRQRAGSNPDLSHLGPLPSGWEERVHTDGRTFFIDHNTKNTTWEDPRLSRAFQNAALAGPAVPYSRDYKRKYEYFRSKLRRPANMPQNQKFEMKLHRNSILEDSYRTIMACKKADNLKAKLWIDFEGEKGLDYGGVAREWFYLLSHEMFNPYYGLFEYSANDNYTLQINPNSGLCNEEHLSYFKFIGRVAGMAVYHGKLLDAFFIRPFYKMMLKKPITLKDMESVDSEYYNSLVWITENDPEDLDLRFCVEEDQFGQMVTKNLKANGEDILVTNSNKKEYIDLVIKWRFSSRVQEQMKALMDGFNELVQQELLSIFDEREVELLMCGLGDIDVNDWRKHTAYRGDYSDKHPIIQWFWKAVILMDPETRVRLLQFVTGTSRVPMNGFAELWGSNGPQKFTIEKWGNPDQLPRAHTCFNRVDLPPYRSFQELWDKLKIAIENTEGFEGVD from the exons GTTGATCCGAGGTGTCGACTGCTGTTTGAGGTGTTTGATGAGAACAGAGTG ACCAGAGATGATTTCCTTGGACTGGTGGATCTACCACTCAATAACCAGATCCCT ACAGAATATCCTGACAGAGAGAGGCCATATTCCCACAAGGATTATCTCCTCCGACAAAGAAG TACAAAGTCGCGAGTGAGCGGCCATCTGCGGCTGAAGTTGGCGTATGTACCAGCGGTAGGATGGGCGGAGGGGCAGCAGCAGCCCAACGCAGAGCAGCAAGAAGACAGGGAcgag CCTGGTTGGGAGATAGTGGACATGGATACAGAACCCAGACAGCCCCAGGTGCAGGGGAACTCTCCCTCCCAACCCTCCCAACCGGCTGCCATGCCCCAGGGCTGGGAGGAGAGACAGGATGCGAACGGACGGACGTACTACGTGGACCATAACACCAGACAGACAACCTGGCATCGCCCCTCAAT AAGCCATGCACCAGGGGGGCTGACTGCACAGGCAGCAGAGGCCGCGGCCACGACCGCACAGGAGAGCAACAACCGGCAGGCGGCGCAGATCTTCCGCCAGAGACGGCAGATCAGCGAGGACATGTCCACACCTGGCGGGGCAGGTGCCGCAGCTGCAGCCGCGGCGCTGGTGGAGCTACCTGCACAG ATTGCGTCCCAACCTCGACAAGGCCCGCCCCCACCAAAG ATCCATCGAATGAGTGTGAGGTCAGAA TCTCAGCCCCATGGCCAGTCGGACCGGGGTGCAGAGATAGAAGCCCTCCCCCCAGGCTGGGAGATGAGGTACACAGAGGGGGGCCGGCCCTTCTACATCGACCACAACACCAGAACAACTTCATGG CATGACCCGAGACAAGCCGCGGCTGCGTCTCCCCAGCCCCACCGCTCCATGATGCCGCGTGCAGCCACGGTGACGTCCCCGGCAGCGGGCACCCTGGACACCCCTCAAGTCCGACAACGTGCAGGGTCCAACCCTGACCTCTCCCACCTAGGACCACTCCCG TCTGGTTGGGAGGAGAGAGTACACACCGATGGGAGAACCTTCTTCATTGATCACA acaccaaaaataccacATGGGAGGACCCTCGACTAAGCAGAGCCTTCCAGAATGCTGCATTGGCTGGACCG GCTGTGCCATATTCCAGAGACTACAAGAGGAAGTACGAATACTTCAGATCCAAACTGAGAAGACCT GCCAACATGCCCCAGAATCAGAAGTTTGAGATGAAGCTGCACAGAAACAGTATTTTGGAGGACTCTTATCGAACCATCATGGCCTGTAAGAAAGCAGACAACTTGAAGGCCAAACTGTGGATCGACTTTGAGGGGGAGAAGGGCTTGGACTATGGTGGAGTGGCAAG GGAATGGTTCTACCTCCTTTCACATGAGATGTTCAACCCATACTATGGCTTATTTGAGTACTCAGCAAA TGACAACTATACACTTCAGATCAACCCCAACTCCGGTCTCTGCAACGAGGAACACTTATCGTACTTCAAATTCATTGGCAGGGTGGCTGGTATGGCTGTGTACCATGGCAAACTCTTAGATG CATTCTTCATCCGTCCTTTCTACAAGATGATGCTGAAGAAACCCATCACACTGAAAGACATGGAGTCTGTG GACAGTGAATATTACAACTCCTTGGTGTGGATCACAGAGAATGACCCAGAGGACCTTGACCTCAGGTTCTGTGTGGAAGAGGACCAATTTGGACAG ATGGTTACAAAGAACCTCAAAGCCAACGGTGAGGACATTCTTGTCACCAACAGCAACAAGAAGGAGTACATCGA CCTTGTTATCAAGTGGAGGTTCAGTTCTAGGGTCCAGGAACAAATGAAGGCTTTGATGGAC GGTTTTAATGAGTTAGTGCAACAAGAGCTGCTGAGTATTTTTGATGAGAGAGAAGTGGAG CTGCTAATGTGTGGACTGGGAGACATAGATGTGAATGACTGGAGGAAGCACACAGCCTACAGAGGAGACTACAGTGACAAACACCCCATCATCCAGTGGTTCTGGAAG GCTGTGATCCTGATGGATCCTGAGACCCGTGTTCGTCTGCTCCAGTTTGTTACAGGGACCTCCAGAGTTCCCATGAACGGCTTTGCAGAGCTCTGGG GCAGTAACGGTCCTCAGAAGTTCACCATAGAGAAATGGGGAAATCCTGACCAGCTTCCCAGGGCACATACATG CTTCAACCGTGTGGACCTACCACCCTACCGGAGTTTTCAGGAGCTATGGGACAAACTGAAGATTGCAATAGAGAACACAGAAGGATTCGAGGGTGTAGACTAA